In one Cytophagia bacterium CHB2 genomic region, the following are encoded:
- the xerD gene encoding site-specific tyrosine recombinase XerD, translating into MENYIAEFLDYLRAEKHLAKNTVVSYGFDLKRYAAFLAQRRLTTPAEVTVADIRALLTELTQLGFATTSIGRQLAAIRMFHRYLLGEKYCAHDPAETLSLPRQSQKIPHVLDIADIELLLQQPDVATALGVRDRALLEFLYATGARVSEAIELGMNDLFLQQHFVRLFGKGSKERLVPIGEVATLWVQNYCEQIRPQLIRKRRTQEKVFVNARGGKFSRMGVWKILRGYLNAAGITKPASPHTIRHSFATHLLEGGADLRAVQEMLGHADLATTQIYTHLDRAYLKEVHRQFHPREKYFDATGK; encoded by the coding sequence ATGGAAAACTACATCGCGGAATTTCTCGATTATTTGCGCGCTGAAAAACATCTCGCCAAGAACACCGTCGTCTCCTACGGTTTCGATTTAAAACGCTATGCCGCGTTTCTTGCCCAGCGCCGCCTCACCACACCGGCAGAAGTTACTGTTGCCGACATCCGCGCGCTGCTCACCGAACTGACGCAATTGGGGTTCGCCACCACCAGCATCGGCCGCCAGCTTGCTGCCATTCGCATGTTTCATCGTTACCTCCTCGGCGAGAAGTATTGCGCACACGACCCCGCCGAGACGCTCTCGCTGCCGCGCCAAAGCCAAAAAATCCCTCACGTGCTGGACATTGCTGATATCGAGCTACTCTTGCAGCAGCCGGACGTCGCCACCGCATTGGGCGTGCGCGATCGCGCGTTATTGGAATTTCTCTATGCCACCGGCGCGCGCGTTTCCGAAGCCATCGAGCTGGGCATGAACGATCTTTTTTTGCAGCAGCATTTTGTGCGCCTCTTCGGCAAAGGCTCAAAAGAACGACTCGTGCCCATCGGCGAAGTTGCGACGCTGTGGGTACAAAATTACTGCGAGCAAATCCGCCCGCAGCTTATCCGCAAGCGCCGCACTCAGGAAAAAGTGTTTGTCAATGCGCGTGGCGGCAAATTCTCACGCATGGGGGTGTGGAAGATTTTGCGCGGCTACTTGAATGCCGCGGGCATCACCAAACCGGCTTCGCCGCACACCATCCGGCATTCGTTTGCCACGCATTTGCTCGAAGGCGGCGCGGATTTGCGCGCCGTGCAGGAGATGCTCGGCCATGCTGATCTTGCCACCACACAGATTTA